One genomic region from Spirosoma sp. KCTC 42546 encodes:
- a CDS encoding GPW/gp25 family protein, whose translation MPQPYYALPLRLDEVVAHKPHPTCSLPQSIAQNLYLMLTSHFNESRFDESFGCSLWDEDFSNLSNSRWKEDIRQSIEASVLEHEKRLRQVRVRVDLTDQEIQLDRTNRRVKRRLSVWIDGLLVRTNEQFSFQRSLFLAPLSTE comes from the coding sequence ATGCCACAGCCCTATTACGCTTTGCCGCTGCGCCTGGATGAAGTAGTCGCGCACAAGCCGCACCCAACGTGCTCATTACCACAATCCATTGCCCAAAATCTCTACCTGATGCTGACCTCGCACTTTAACGAATCGAGGTTCGATGAATCGTTTGGCTGTAGTTTGTGGGATGAAGATTTCTCCAATCTATCGAACAGCCGATGGAAGGAAGATATACGCCAGTCGATAGAGGCCTCCGTGCTTGAGCATGAAAAACGACTTAGGCAAGTGCGGGTGCGTGTTGATCTGACGGATCAGGAAATTCAACTCGATCGAACCAACCGACGGGTAAAACGGCGACTTAGTGTCTGGATCGACGGATTGTTGGTACGTACAAATGAACAGTTTTCGTTTCAACGTAGCTTGTTTCTGGCTCCACTTTCTACTGAATAA
- a CDS encoding PAAR domain-containing protein — MPQPAARLMDMHVCPMQTPAVVPIPHVGGPIMGPGMPTVLIGGQPAAVMGDMCTCVGPPDVIVKGSATVLIGGKPAARMGDMTAHGGSIVAGCPTVMIGG; from the coding sequence ATGCCACAACCAGCCGCTCGCTTAATGGACATGCATGTTTGTCCTATGCAAACACCCGCCGTAGTTCCTATTCCACACGTAGGTGGGCCAATCATGGGGCCGGGTATGCCAACAGTGCTCATCGGTGGCCAACCGGCCGCAGTTATGGGCGATATGTGTACCTGCGTAGGTCCACCCGATGTGATTGTAAAAGGCTCGGCTACAGTTCTCATTGGCGGCAAACCAGCCGCCCGAATGGGCGATATGACTGCGCATGGCGGCAGTATAGTGGCTGGCTGCCCAACGGTTATGATTGGTGGATGA
- a CDS encoding SDR family NAD(P)-dependent oxidoreductase, whose amino-acid sequence MSKEILPGISQFNLSGKSAIITGGSKGLGLAMAAGLASAGANVMLVNRNAEEGAKAAQELSEDFGITAISFSADIANQEQTEAMAQQAMDTFGQIDILINSAGINIRGPIDELTPDDFTKVMEVNVTGTWLCCRAVTPLMKKAGRGSIINLASTLGLVGLSNRTPYTASKGAVVQMTRALALELAPFNINVNAICPGPFLTEMNLPIADTEEGKKFVVGATALGRWGHLREIQGAAIFLASDAGSYMVGSMLTVDGGWTAR is encoded by the coding sequence ATGAGTAAAGAAATACTTCCAGGAATTAGTCAATTCAATCTGAGTGGAAAATCGGCCATCATTACCGGTGGCTCAAAAGGGTTAGGTTTAGCGATGGCCGCCGGGCTGGCTTCGGCAGGTGCCAATGTGATGCTGGTTAACCGTAATGCGGAGGAAGGGGCAAAAGCCGCGCAGGAACTAAGCGAGGATTTTGGTATTACAGCCATTTCCTTTAGTGCCGACATTGCCAATCAGGAGCAAACGGAAGCAATGGCTCAACAGGCAATGGATACGTTTGGCCAGATCGATATTCTCATCAACAGTGCCGGGATAAACATTCGAGGGCCCATTGATGAGCTAACACCAGACGATTTTACTAAGGTGATGGAGGTGAATGTAACGGGTACCTGGCTGTGTTGCAGGGCTGTAACGCCACTTATGAAAAAAGCCGGACGAGGGAGTATTATCAACCTGGCTAGTACCCTTGGGTTGGTGGGACTATCCAATCGAACACCTTATACCGCCAGCAAAGGGGCTGTTGTTCAGATGACGCGTGCCTTGGCGCTGGAACTGGCTCCGTTTAATATCAACGTCAATGCCATTTGCCCAGGTCCGTTCCTGACCGAGATGAACCTGCCCATTGCCGACACCGAAGAAGGTAAAAAGTTTGTGGTGGGCGCAACGGCTTTAGGCCGCTGGGGCCATTTGCGCGAAATTCAGGGAGCCGCCATATTCCTGGCCAGTGATGCCGGAAGCTACATGGTTGGTTCGATGCTAACCGTTGATGGCGGCTGGACAGCCAGATAA
- a CDS encoding type VI secretion system baseplate subunit TssF — translation MTDLVSEGFARERVKARMLRRAAELWGYAETDLDSFDPLVALLIEACSVEFERVSVAIGNTQTRLLDRLAQLLHPEPDVARPAFGIAQVRSVEPRATVATTTQLCFKRAGVSRTDSTNALEAFFSPVEAYPIVDGAIRYVATTETVYRVDEPTQKTPVAQRQGAPAILPYQSLWLGLELAEGITSLEGVSFFIDWASETDRVTYQPALRGGSWWLSGQELRVREGFPSRTVPKTSDFLFENEFNSMFKVEKQAVSTFERHFVTVETAPAFKSAGMQQQAYPTPIGQWFPERELRALREPLWWIELRLPHTVSVQALAGMIVGLNCFPVVNRRLHRITYRLQQNLNIIPLETDRCFLAMRDVRTNQNRQLTSIPLGNLSDLAADTYTVQYGVSRFDDRDARQSLTNLQDLLRDESASFAALGEDFLTSVIRELNQALARLEAKVDQKTRKRDSIPYLIIKPKQPGDTVFIEYWTCDGEAANRVPVGSRLSPYADSSVRKDSGFLMTTTIGGRERLKESEKITQYKRALLTRNRIVTLEDVRVVCQAELGHHLQSVRVERAFRIDPQPTNGFQRCIKVSLEPSARSTYSPADWEQQIKLIQNRLESQSVSALPYQVVIG, via the coding sequence ATGACGGATCTTGTTTCTGAAGGCTTTGCCCGTGAGCGCGTGAAGGCCAGGATGCTACGCCGGGCGGCTGAATTGTGGGGCTACGCAGAGACCGACCTGGATAGTTTCGACCCGTTGGTGGCGCTGTTGATCGAGGCCTGTTCGGTTGAGTTTGAGCGGGTATCGGTGGCCATTGGCAATACCCAAACCCGGCTGCTGGACCGTCTGGCGCAGCTTCTCCACCCGGAGCCAGATGTAGCCAGGCCAGCCTTTGGTATCGCGCAGGTTCGATCGGTTGAACCCAGGGCCACTGTAGCAACAACAACGCAATTATGTTTCAAACGGGCAGGAGTATCGCGCACGGATTCAACCAATGCGCTGGAAGCTTTTTTCTCTCCTGTCGAAGCCTATCCAATTGTCGATGGGGCTATCCGATACGTGGCTACCACCGAAACAGTATACCGGGTAGACGAACCTACGCAGAAAACCCCCGTCGCTCAACGCCAGGGCGCACCCGCAATTTTGCCGTACCAATCCCTTTGGCTGGGACTAGAGCTGGCCGAGGGAATCACCTCGCTGGAAGGGGTATCGTTCTTTATTGATTGGGCGTCGGAAACGGATCGGGTTACGTATCAGCCTGCCCTTAGAGGTGGTTCGTGGTGGTTGTCCGGTCAGGAACTTCGGGTCCGTGAAGGATTTCCCAGCCGAACGGTGCCAAAAACGTCGGATTTTCTTTTTGAAAATGAGTTCAATAGCATGTTCAAGGTTGAGAAACAGGCAGTATCGACATTTGAGCGTCATTTTGTAACAGTTGAAACGGCTCCTGCATTTAAATCAGCTGGTATGCAACAGCAGGCGTATCCGACACCAATCGGGCAATGGTTTCCTGAACGGGAGTTACGGGCTCTTCGTGAGCCGCTTTGGTGGATCGAGCTACGATTGCCCCATACAGTAAGTGTGCAGGCCCTGGCTGGAATGATTGTAGGGCTGAACTGTTTCCCGGTCGTTAATCGACGGCTTCACCGGATTACCTATCGGCTTCAGCAAAATCTCAATATCATTCCGCTGGAAACTGACCGATGCTTTTTGGCGATGCGGGACGTCCGCACCAATCAGAATCGCCAGTTAACATCCATTCCACTCGGAAACCTGTCGGACTTAGCGGCTGATACTTATACTGTGCAGTATGGAGTCAGCCGATTTGACGACCGGGATGCCCGCCAGTCGCTGACCAATTTGCAGGATTTATTGCGGGATGAAAGTGCCTCCTTTGCCGCCCTGGGAGAAGATTTTCTAACATCGGTCATTCGGGAATTAAATCAGGCACTGGCCCGACTGGAAGCAAAAGTAGATCAGAAAACGCGTAAACGAGATTCCATCCCTTACCTGATTATCAAACCGAAACAGCCCGGTGATACCGTATTTATTGAGTACTGGACGTGCGATGGGGAAGCGGCTAATCGGGTGCCGGTTGGGAGCCGACTAAGTCCTTATGCGGATAGTTCGGTTCGTAAGGATTCCGGTTTTCTTATGACAACTACCATTGGTGGGCGCGAACGGCTAAAGGAGTCTGAAAAAATTACGCAGTACAAACGGGCCCTGTTGACCCGGAATCGTATTGTTACGCTGGAGGATGTACGGGTTGTGTGTCAGGCCGAGCTAGGGCATCACCTTCAGTCGGTGCGGGTGGAGCGGGCTTTTCGGATAGACCCACAGCCCACAAACGGGTTTCAGCGGTGTATCAAAGTGAGTCTGGAACCGTCGGCAAGAAGTACGTACTCACCAGCAGACTGGGAACAGCAGATTAAACTAATACAGAATAGACTGGAGTCACAATCGGTTTCGGCCTTACCGTATCAGGTGGTAATTGGATAG
- a CDS encoding sugar phosphate isomerase/epimerase translates to MDRRDFMQKASVGAMALSFPTVPEFFADKRMGIVVHSYWMRWNSKVESQKYPAFTNALELLDHCSQLGAGGVQVIVNGWSADFAKKVREKREKLGLYLEGSIGLPKKTEDVPKFEQDVINAREAGAHVLRTVCSSGRRYETYHSPAAFDELKKNALASLQLAEPVLRKYKVKLGVENHKDWRAPDLVNLLKQVNSEWIGVTLDFGNSMALLEDPMEVVQTLAPYVFSTHVKDMALEEYPNGFLLSEVPMGKGILDLKKMVEICQKSNPSGTFSLEMITRDPLEIPCLTNAYWETMGSVPGSDLARMLRMVREHKYPGGLPRVNQLSPDGKLALENDNIIACIKYSKDTLGLN, encoded by the coding sequence ATGGATAGACGAGATTTTATGCAGAAAGCCTCCGTTGGGGCCATGGCGTTATCCTTTCCTACAGTCCCGGAATTCTTTGCCGATAAGCGGATGGGCATTGTGGTACACTCCTACTGGATGCGGTGGAACTCAAAAGTGGAAAGCCAGAAGTATCCGGCTTTCACCAACGCCCTTGAACTGTTGGACCACTGTAGTCAGCTCGGAGCAGGTGGTGTTCAGGTGATTGTCAATGGCTGGTCAGCCGATTTCGCCAAAAAGGTACGCGAGAAGCGTGAGAAGTTAGGCCTCTATCTGGAAGGGTCGATTGGTTTACCCAAAAAAACCGAGGACGTTCCAAAATTTGAGCAGGACGTGATCAATGCACGAGAAGCTGGAGCGCATGTGCTACGAACCGTTTGTTCGAGTGGCCGACGGTATGAAACCTACCATTCTCCCGCGGCCTTCGACGAGTTGAAAAAAAACGCTCTGGCTTCGTTGCAATTGGCCGAGCCCGTTCTGCGCAAGTACAAAGTCAAATTGGGCGTCGAAAACCATAAAGACTGGCGCGCACCTGACCTGGTAAATCTCCTGAAACAGGTCAATAGCGAATGGATTGGCGTAACTCTCGATTTTGGCAATAGCATGGCGCTACTGGAAGATCCTATGGAGGTTGTGCAGACGTTAGCTCCTTACGTGTTCAGTACGCATGTTAAAGACATGGCGTTGGAGGAATACCCCAATGGATTTCTGCTATCAGAAGTGCCTATGGGAAAGGGTATTCTGGACCTGAAAAAGATGGTTGAAATCTGCCAGAAGAGCAATCCATCTGGTACGTTCAGCCTGGAAATGATCACGCGCGACCCACTGGAAATACCCTGTTTGACCAATGCCTATTGGGAAACGATGGGCTCCGTACCCGGCTCCGATCTTGCCCGAATGCTAAGGATGGTGCGGGAACATAAATATCCCGGCGGACTACCCAGAGTTAATCAGCTAAGCCCAGATGGTAAATTGGCGCTGGAAAACGACAATATAATTGCCTGCATCAAATACAGTAAGGATACATTAGGACTCAACTAA
- a CDS encoding c-type cytochrome, with the protein MVKPAYYISLISAGLLCLLSFKTNVRTRLKEGPSPVKTPAQEQATFQLEPGLSIQLVASEPMVQDPVAITFDEHGRLWVVEMRGFMADINGDGEDKPVGRVSVLEDTNGDGQMDVSKIYLDSLVMPRAMAFVPGGVLIAENGALWLTKDLNGDLKADTKTVVDPTYAASGLPEHAPNGLWRGLDNWYYSAKSRLRYKLMDGKPGATQWQKDSTEFRGQWGISYDDKGRLFYNYNWSQLHADLVAPNYLSRNKNHKPTTGIDYGLTIDRRVYPIRPNPAVNRGYIPGTLDKEGHLLEFTAACSPLAYRGTALPAAYYGNAFVCEPAGNLIKRNVVEEKGLLITAHDPHPGTEFLASTDERFRPVHMASGPDGALYIADMYRGLIQHKAYVTPYLKEQTLARELDKPVNRGRIWRIVPQNWKAPKTKKLSDESPDELVAELSNPDGWHRDMAQHLLIDKNDKKVGPALTNLALKGDQPQGRFHALWTLDGLKLSKPDVLAGLVADQNALVSSTALRLLEPFAKTDKTVRAKLGEQLLSRCENAPIELILQMTFTAGVLDQPIAQQLMANIVGRYGESALIRDAAMSSLQDQEFALLQRLVKSPQWQTHEPAKEIFLEMLTTSIVRKRNPAELTALLTLLDSHKESFGWQEKAILTSMSIAGSSKMKPIKLAAAPNLLAKSSAKIDPSRLASLETMFEWPGHVAAKSSSVKKSLLNDEEQKLFASGRQLYLNTCSGCHGTDGAGLSRFGPPLIGSDWVLGDEKRLALVLLHGMEGPVEINKRVYDAPEILPVMPSHSTMDDASITSILMYIRNEWGNNAGPIGKRTVGMTRVLAQGRVVPWTAKELNKYILETQAASAK; encoded by the coding sequence ATGGTTAAGCCCGCTTATTACATTAGCTTGATTAGTGCTGGCCTGTTGTGTCTGCTCAGCTTTAAAACGAACGTACGAACTAGGCTGAAAGAGGGCCCCTCGCCAGTAAAAACGCCAGCCCAAGAACAGGCCACGTTTCAGCTTGAACCGGGCCTTTCTATTCAACTTGTTGCGTCTGAGCCAATGGTTCAGGACCCGGTTGCCATCACCTTCGATGAACATGGCCGACTCTGGGTGGTTGAAATGCGTGGTTTCATGGCCGATATCAACGGCGACGGTGAAGACAAACCCGTTGGGCGCGTTTCGGTGCTCGAAGATACGAATGGCGATGGCCAGATGGATGTCAGCAAGATTTACCTCGATAGTCTGGTTATGCCCCGAGCTATGGCCTTTGTGCCAGGAGGAGTACTGATTGCTGAAAACGGAGCCTTATGGCTTACGAAAGACCTGAATGGTGATCTGAAAGCGGATACAAAAACCGTTGTTGATCCAACCTATGCGGCTAGTGGGCTACCCGAACATGCACCCAATGGTCTCTGGCGTGGGTTGGATAACTGGTACTACAGCGCGAAATCACGTCTTCGGTATAAGCTGATGGACGGAAAGCCTGGCGCGACCCAGTGGCAAAAGGACAGTACCGAATTTCGTGGACAATGGGGAATCAGCTATGATGACAAAGGCCGGTTGTTTTATAACTATAACTGGTCCCAGCTTCATGCCGATCTGGTGGCACCCAATTACCTGTCCCGAAACAAAAACCACAAACCAACGACTGGTATCGACTACGGACTGACCATTGACCGTCGGGTGTACCCGATCCGACCTAATCCGGCGGTGAACCGGGGGTATATACCTGGAACGCTGGATAAAGAAGGGCACTTGCTGGAATTTACGGCCGCTTGCTCGCCACTTGCCTACCGGGGAACAGCCCTGCCTGCGGCCTATTATGGCAATGCGTTCGTCTGCGAACCCGCCGGTAATCTCATTAAACGCAATGTGGTGGAAGAAAAAGGGCTGCTGATTACAGCGCATGACCCGCACCCTGGCACCGAATTCCTGGCGTCGACGGATGAGCGGTTTCGACCCGTTCATATGGCTTCTGGGCCGGATGGAGCCCTTTATATCGCTGATATGTATCGTGGACTTATCCAGCATAAGGCGTATGTAACACCCTACCTGAAGGAGCAGACACTTGCCCGTGAACTAGATAAACCAGTCAATCGGGGACGTATCTGGCGCATTGTTCCGCAAAACTGGAAAGCCCCAAAGACGAAGAAACTGTCGGATGAATCACCGGATGAACTTGTCGCTGAATTGTCGAACCCCGACGGTTGGCATCGGGATATGGCCCAGCATTTATTAATTGATAAGAATGATAAGAAAGTTGGCCCGGCTTTAACAAATCTGGCGTTGAAAGGTGATCAGCCCCAGGGACGTTTCCATGCTTTATGGACGCTGGATGGACTAAAACTCAGTAAACCCGATGTACTGGCTGGCTTGGTTGCGGATCAGAACGCGCTTGTTAGTTCAACGGCACTTCGGCTACTCGAGCCGTTCGCGAAAACAGATAAAACCGTTCGGGCTAAATTGGGCGAGCAACTACTAAGCAGATGTGAAAACGCGCCCATTGAGCTTATCTTACAGATGACCTTTACGGCTGGTGTGCTCGACCAACCCATTGCCCAGCAACTCATGGCGAACATTGTCGGGCGATATGGCGAATCGGCTCTGATTCGGGATGCAGCCATGAGTAGCCTTCAGGATCAGGAGTTTGCCTTATTACAGCGTCTGGTTAAATCCCCACAATGGCAGACGCATGAACCTGCGAAAGAAATTTTTCTGGAGATGCTGACGACCTCCATTGTTCGAAAGCGAAACCCTGCCGAGTTGACGGCGCTGTTAACGCTTTTAGACAGTCATAAAGAATCGTTTGGCTGGCAGGAGAAAGCCATACTGACCAGCATGTCTATTGCGGGGAGCAGCAAAATGAAGCCGATAAAACTTGCTGCTGCTCCCAACTTGTTAGCCAAATCCAGTGCCAAAATTGATCCATCCCGACTGGCATCCCTGGAAACGATGTTTGAATGGCCAGGGCACGTAGCGGCAAAAAGCAGCTCAGTGAAAAAGAGTCTGCTAAATGACGAGGAGCAAAAACTATTTGCCTCTGGCAGACAGCTTTACCTGAATACCTGTTCGGGTTGTCATGGTACGGATGGAGCTGGACTCTCTCGATTTGGCCCGCCTTTAATTGGATCAGACTGGGTGTTGGGCGACGAAAAAAGACTGGCATTAGTCCTGCTTCACGGGATGGAAGGGCCTGTCGAAATAAACAAGCGAGTCTACGATGCCCCCGAAATACTCCCGGTTATGCCCTCTCACTCCACCATGGACGACGCGTCGATCACGTCTATCCTGATGTATATCCGAAACGAATGGGGAAACAACGCGGGCCCGATTGGCAAACGGACGGTGGGTATGACCCGCGTTTTAGCCCAGGGACGTGTAGTGCCCTGGACGGCTAAAGAGTTGAATAAATATATTCTGGAGACACAAGCCGCCAGTGCGAAATAA
- a CDS encoding ATP-dependent Clp protease ATP-binding subunit yields the protein MAYTESVKRAIQIAQALSKEYQNELFAPAHLLMGLLHNEVGMASWLAVIGQDVPYLREWAEVRLEASPKSSRLSPNPPGDEQVKTAMELADLVAMQLGKAQTDPVCVLAALLKPGVAFTAEQLRSLPITQAELMQAALADADVQTAVAPDSKETGQQKSSSSVSATPGQALLRYCVDKTAMAAEGRLDPIIGRDREVRMMTETLGRRTKPNVILVGEPGVGKTALADGFALNIVAGQVPNHLQNARLLELDLGALVAGASYKGEVEDRLKSILKELKQDTKIILFIDEIHQLLDSRGPLGTGVANLLKPELAKGNLTVIGATTLDEYRKYIETDEAFSRRFDVLRVEEPNVETAIRMIQRLVPFYEKHHQLSVGTDAVAEAVTLAKRYSRNRRLPDAAVDLLDRTLSAVRMISERTPAEVAQLTEQLDALIVNSEGTDSLRDLRYLHQELENKISPILLANLTADAATDEEAVTDPFETAPTLSDHIRQTLSRLTEMMATAKTSVDRHDVAAVISHKTGIPLGKIQSQERDKLLAMDEVLKKRVIGQDHAVKAVADAILEARSGLTKAGQPIGSFFLLGPTGTGKTELAKSLADFLFNDESFLIRFDMSEFKEEHSAALLYGAPPGYVGYEEGGLLVNKIREKPYSVVLFDEIEKAHPSVFDIFLQILDEGRLHDRLGKEGDFSDAVVLFTSNIGSQLVIQRFGEGQIPTTNELMESMSRNFRPEFLARLTEIVPFAPISEENAVRIFSLHLRGLTDQLTKQGITLDLTTEARRHLALSGFTPQYGARQLKGVIRNQLRRPISRMIIAGEVTKGSAIQVGLQGDDLQWAITHEETPLSQVPEMNPVLSG from the coding sequence ATGGCGTACACGGAAAGCGTAAAACGGGCCATACAGATTGCCCAGGCCCTCTCAAAAGAGTACCAGAACGAACTATTCGCTCCGGCGCATTTGCTCATGGGTCTGTTGCATAATGAGGTCGGAATGGCTTCGTGGCTGGCGGTTATTGGTCAGGATGTGCCTTACCTGCGCGAATGGGCGGAGGTTCGACTGGAAGCCAGCCCGAAATCGAGCCGATTATCCCCTAATCCACCGGGCGATGAGCAGGTGAAAACCGCTATGGAACTGGCCGATCTGGTAGCCATGCAACTGGGTAAAGCGCAGACAGATCCCGTTTGTGTACTGGCTGCTCTGTTGAAACCCGGTGTAGCGTTTACGGCTGAGCAGCTACGCAGCTTGCCCATCACTCAGGCCGAACTGATGCAGGCGGCTTTAGCGGATGCCGATGTACAAACTGCCGTAGCGCCCGATAGCAAAGAGACTGGTCAACAGAAATCCAGTTCATCAGTATCGGCAACACCGGGGCAAGCGCTCCTTCGCTATTGCGTGGATAAAACAGCCATGGCTGCCGAAGGCCGGTTAGATCCAATTATTGGCCGTGACCGGGAAGTACGCATGATGACGGAAACCTTAGGTCGGCGAACAAAACCCAACGTTATTCTGGTAGGCGAACCTGGGGTTGGCAAAACAGCTCTTGCCGATGGTTTTGCCTTAAATATAGTGGCAGGACAAGTACCCAATCACCTGCAAAACGCCCGGTTGCTCGAACTTGATCTGGGTGCGCTGGTAGCAGGAGCTTCCTACAAAGGGGAGGTGGAGGACCGGCTGAAAAGCATCCTGAAAGAACTGAAACAGGATACGAAGATCATTCTGTTTATCGATGAAATTCATCAACTGCTGGATAGCCGGGGTCCGCTGGGAACGGGCGTAGCGAACCTGCTTAAACCCGAACTGGCCAAGGGGAATCTGACGGTTATTGGTGCCACAACCCTCGATGAATACCGAAAATACATTGAAACGGATGAGGCTTTCAGTCGTCGATTCGATGTACTGCGTGTGGAGGAACCGAACGTGGAGACCGCCATTCGGATGATTCAGCGTTTGGTTCCTTTCTACGAAAAACACCACCAGCTCAGTGTAGGCACCGATGCCGTGGCTGAAGCGGTAACCCTGGCCAAGCGATATAGCCGCAATCGGCGGTTGCCCGATGCCGCCGTTGACCTGCTCGACCGTACGCTCTCGGCAGTGCGGATGATTAGCGAACGAACACCTGCCGAAGTGGCTCAACTGACGGAACAGCTCGACGCGTTGATCGTCAATAGTGAAGGGACAGATTCCCTGCGCGACCTACGCTATCTGCATCAGGAACTGGAAAATAAAATCAGCCCGATCTTACTGGCAAATCTGACAGCGGATGCTGCAACCGATGAGGAAGCTGTAACTGATCCGTTTGAAACGGCTCCAACCTTATCCGACCATATCCGACAAACCCTGAGCCGCCTGACGGAGATGATGGCTACGGCCAAAACGAGTGTCGATCGACACGACGTGGCGGCTGTGATTTCGCACAAAACGGGTATTCCGCTTGGCAAAATCCAGAGCCAGGAGCGTGATAAACTGCTGGCGATGGATGAGGTACTGAAAAAGCGGGTGATTGGTCAGGATCATGCCGTAAAAGCTGTAGCCGATGCCATTCTGGAAGCTCGCTCAGGGCTGACGAAAGCGGGTCAGCCCATTGGTTCGTTCTTCCTGCTGGGGCCAACCGGCACCGGAAAAACCGAACTGGCAAAGTCGCTGGCCGATTTCCTGTTCAACGACGAGTCGTTTCTGATTCGGTTCGATATGTCGGAGTTCAAGGAAGAGCATTCGGCGGCTCTGCTTTATGGTGCTCCTCCGGGCTATGTTGGCTATGAAGAAGGTGGTTTGCTGGTGAATAAAATCCGGGAAAAACCGTACTCGGTGGTGCTGTTCGATGAGATCGAAAAGGCGCATCCATCGGTATTCGATATCTTCCTCCAAATTCTTGATGAGGGCCGCTTACACGACCGTCTTGGAAAAGAAGGCGACTTCTCCGATGCTGTTGTTCTGTTTACATCAAACATTGGTAGTCAGTTAGTTATCCAGCGTTTCGGTGAGGGGCAGATTCCGACGACCAACGAATTAATGGAGTCGATGAGCCGGAATTTTCGGCCCGAGTTTCTGGCCCGCCTGACCGAGATTGTACCCTTCGCACCAATCTCCGAAGAGAATGCGGTTCGGATTTTCAGTCTGCATCTGCGTGGACTGACTGATCAGCTCACCAAGCAGGGAATTACGCTCGACTTGACGACTGAAGCTCGTAGGCACCTGGCCTTGTCGGGCTTCACTCCTCAGTACGGTGCCCGGCAACTAAAGGGTGTCATTCGAAACCAGCTTCGGCGACCCATTTCGAGGATGATCATTGCGGGCGAGGTAACCAAAGGATCGGCCATTCAGGTCGGGCTTCAGGGAGACGACTTACAATGGGCCATAACGCATGAGGAAACACCCTTATCACAAGTGCCAGAAATGAATCCGGTATTATCAGGCTAG
- a CDS encoding MFS transporter has translation MEQLSGKAKATRVRYGMLALVFVNVAISYLDRTNIGVAASALGKDLNLSKIEMGYILSAFGWAYAALQIPGGLIADRFGPRILYAFCLITWSIVTLAHVLVRGIASLFFLRLATGTLEAPSYPINNRVVTQWFPNNERASAIAMYVSGQFIGLAFLSPILAMVQVYAGWRGLFIGTGLLGLVWGIIWYLFYRDPLDSANVNKAELDYIEEGGGLFRAKDQTKGQATIWQWSNIKLIFSSRTLWGVYIGQFCVNATLWFFLTWFPTYLVEYRHLSFIKSGYLGSIPFLAACAGLLLSGFLSDWLISQGKSVSLARKAPIIIGFILSLSIVGANYTDNNTLVIFFLSFAFFGIGMALISWIFVSTLSPKHLIGLTSGVFNFMGNLASIVVPIGIGYLIQGGSFKPALVFIGTIEFIGACSYIFLVGKIERIESPIQADINEGKLVS, from the coding sequence ATGGAACAGTTAAGCGGCAAAGCTAAAGCAACCCGGGTACGATACGGAATGCTGGCACTCGTATTCGTTAACGTAGCGATTAGTTATCTGGACCGCACCAATATTGGGGTTGCTGCGTCGGCCCTGGGTAAGGATCTGAACCTGTCAAAAATAGAGATGGGCTATATTCTATCCGCTTTTGGCTGGGCGTATGCGGCTTTGCAGATTCCCGGCGGATTAATTGCCGATCGGTTTGGGCCTCGTATCTTGTATGCGTTCTGTTTGATTACCTGGTCAATCGTTACTCTGGCGCACGTGCTTGTTCGGGGTATTGCCAGTCTGTTCTTTCTTCGGCTGGCGACCGGCACGCTGGAAGCTCCTTCGTATCCTATCAATAACCGGGTGGTCACTCAATGGTTCCCCAATAATGAGCGAGCGTCGGCCATTGCCATGTATGTGTCCGGGCAGTTTATTGGCCTGGCTTTTCTGAGTCCAATTTTGGCCATGGTTCAGGTGTATGCAGGTTGGAGAGGATTGTTTATCGGCACAGGTCTGCTTGGCCTGGTTTGGGGAATTATCTGGTACCTGTTCTATCGGGACCCGCTCGATAGCGCGAATGTAAATAAGGCTGAACTGGATTATATTGAAGAGGGAGGAGGTTTGTTCAGAGCTAAAGATCAAACCAAGGGCCAGGCTACTATCTGGCAATGGTCCAATATAAAACTGATTTTTTCGAGCCGTACACTATGGGGTGTTTATATCGGGCAGTTTTGTGTCAACGCTACGCTCTGGTTTTTTCTTACCTGGTTTCCAACCTATTTGGTGGAATATCGACATTTAAGCTTTATCAAATCGGGCTATCTGGGGTCAATACCATTTCTGGCGGCCTGTGCAGGTTTATTACTATCCGGCTTCCTATCCGATTGGCTAATCAGTCAGGGGAAATCGGTGAGCCTGGCCCGAAAAGCACCCATTATTATTGGGTTTATTCTATCGTTAAGTATTGTTGGCGCTAACTACACGGACAATAATACATTGGTTATCTTTTTCCTGTCATTCGCCTTTTTCGGGATCGGCATGGCCCTCATTTCCTGGATATTTGTATCGACTCTCTCTCCTAAACATCTGATTGGCTTAACGAGTGGTGTATTCAATTTTATGGGCAACCTGGCATCTATTGTTGTGCCAATTGGGATTGGCTATCTGATACAGGGCGGGAGTTTTAAGCCTGCTCTGGTCTTCATTGGTACAATCGAATTTATTGGTGCCTGCTCGTATATTTTCCTTGTCGGTAAAATTGAGCGAATCGAGTCCCCAATTCAGGCCGATATTAACGAAGGAAAACTAGTATCATAA